In Chryseobacterium scophthalmum, the genomic stretch AATGCTTATGGTTTGGCAAATACGCTGAATCAAACCGCAGTTTTGAAACCTTCACTGAGAAATAAAAAAGTAAAAAATCTTTTTTATACAGGGCAACTCACCGTTCCAGGACCGGGAGTTCCGCCCTCGATTATATCCGGAAAAATAGCCGCAACCGAAGCCACTAAATAACCACAGAATATGAAAAAACTTTTCGATGAACTTTCTTATAAGATCAGCAAACAGACCACAAAACAATACAGCACGAGTTTTTCTTTGGGAATTTTGGCGCTTTCACCCAAGATCAGAAATTCTATTTATGCCATCTACGGATATGTAAGATTGGCTGATGAAATTGTCGACAGCTTTCATGGTTTTGACCGCACTACTCTTTTGGCTAGATTTCGTGAGCAAACCAACCAGGCCTTAGAAGAAAAAATTTCTTTAAACCCAATCTTGCAGGCGTTTCAGGAGACGATTCACCGATATGAAATCGATGTGCAACTGATTAATCAGTTTCTTAAAAGTATGGAAATGGATTTACAGAAAATCGATTATGATTCTGAACTTTATAAAGAATATATTCTCGGTTCTGCAGAAGTTGTCGGCTTAATGTGTCTTCATATTTTCGTTGACGGAAATAAAGAAAAATATAATCAACTGAAACCTTCTGCGATGAAATTGGGTTCAGCTTTTCAGAAAGTGAATTTTCTTCGTGACATGAAAGATGAT encodes the following:
- a CDS encoding phytoene/squalene synthase family protein, which produces MKKLFDELSYKISKQTTKQYSTSFSLGILALSPKIRNSIYAIYGYVRLADEIVDSFHGFDRTTLLARFREQTNQALEEKISLNPILQAFQETIHRYEIDVQLINQFLKSMEMDLQKIDYDSELYKEYILGSAEVVGLMCLHIFVDGNKEKYNQLKPSAMKLGSAFQKVNFLRDMKDDYQILGRTYFPNVDISYFDNVVKSQIEKEIYDEFKEALEGIKKLPNSSRFGVYLAYRYYTSLFRKIKKTSANKIINQRIRISNGRKFSLMMSSYVQYKMSFL